TGTTGATTTGGGCGACCTGAAAAATATATTATCCAATGGTGCCAAAGGACAACAGGAAGGTGGTATCGGCGGTATGCTGAAAAATCTGTTTGGTTGATTTTTTAAGTAGGAAGATTATAAGTTATGATTTTTTTATATTTTTTAACAATTATTAATCATGCTTATTTTTCCGAATTTCAAGTTTGGCAGTATATTTGTTTAGCAGGGAAACGACACCCATTGTCGGACCCCGGAAATTATATAATACCTTCATATCAAAAATTACTATGATGAAAAAACTGAATGTTCTGGTAGCTTGTGTATTAGCTGTAACAATGTTGTTTAGTTGTTCGCAATGGCAGAGCATGGACAATACGAAGAAAGGTGCTGCGATCGGTGTTGGTGGCGGTGCTGCTGCTGGTGCGGTAATCGGTAAAGTAGCTGGTAACACTGCATTGGGAGCTATCCTTGGTGCTGTTGTAGGTGGTGCCGGTGGTGCCCTTATCGGTAAGAAAATGGACAAACAGGCGCAGGAAATCAAAACTGAAGTGCCTAATGCAACTGTAGAACGTGTGGGTGAAGGTATTAACGTGAAATTTGATGCAGGTGTATTATTCGGTTTCGATAAATCTGATCTGTCTCCGGCTGCACAGACAAGCATTACACAACTGGCGCAGGTACTGAATAAATATCCTGATACATATGTACGTGTGGAAGGTCATACCGATTCTACCGGTACTGATGCTTACAACATGGCATTATCAGAAAGAAGGGTAAAAAGCGTATCTGCTTTCCTGACTAAGCAAGGTGTTGATGCTTCCCGTATCCAGGGCTTCTGGTATGGTAAAACTCAGCCAATTGCACCAAACAGCACAGAAGAAGGCCGTGCTAAAAACCGTCGTGTAGAGTTTTCCATCTTTGCTAACGACAAGATGAAATCTGACGCGAAGAAAGAAGCTGGCCAGCAATAATATTCAAGAGATTTTTAAGGTACACTTATTTCTCATAAGCAGTAAATGACTCCCCCCTGATTCCAGGGGGGATTTTTTTTCTGCCGGATATAAAAAGAAAAGAGCGGAAATTATTTCCGCTCTTTTCTTTTTTCCAATATGGAGATGAATATCCTGAAAACCCAGACACCGGCGATAGCGCCTATCGTGTCGGCCAATGCGTCGTAGAGATCAAAGCTCCTGCCTTCGGCATAATATTTTTGTATAAATTCTATAGCGAGGCCATAAGCAGCGGCAAAGAGTACGAAGAGAAACAGCAGTGCCGGAGAAATCTTTTTACGTTGCCACCAGAAGGCCAGACTTAGAAAGAATACAATTCCACCAAACAATCCGAAGTGCACAAATTTATCAAAATGAATTTTTTCCAGGAAGGAGTTGGTAGGAATGTCTCTGCCAGGGAGCGTACACAATACCATGATCAGCACTAACCAGGCTATTGCAGGTATGAAATATCTGAGCTGTTTCATTTACCAGTTTGTTGTATCTGAGTGGTTTCCGTAATTCGAAAAAAGCACGAAGGACAACCGGGGCGCATGATAAACGCAGCCTGTTGTCCTTCGTGGCATGTATAAAAAAGTTATTGATAGCGTAATACTAGCTGATCAGTTTTGCGTAGTCGTCAGCGCTTAACAGCTTATCAACATCAGCAGGATTTTTAACGGTTACTTTTACCATCCAGCCGTCACCGTAAGGGTCAGTGTTAACCAGTTCAGGACTGTCGTTCAGTTCTTCGTTTACTTCGCTGATAGTAGCGGCAACAGGTAAGAACAGGTCAGAAACGGTTTTAACTGCTTCTACGGTACCGAATACATCTTCTGCCTCTAAGGATTTACCAACGGTTGGAATATCCACGAAAACGATGTCTCCCAGTTCGCGCTGAGCAAACTCAGTAATACCGATGGTAGCGGTGTTACCTTCTAACAAAATCCATTCGTGATCCTTTGTGTATTTCAGGTTGGAAGGAAAATTCATACAAGTTTGATTTTTGAGCCGTAAAAATACTGAAAGTTATATTACAACGAGTCTGGCTGTCAAAAGAATAGCCATTTTTTCTTTAGCCTGATTTTCATGGGAATATCCTGCAGGGGCCTGTTACGGCTATCGGTTTTTTCTGCAGCGATTTTATCGATGACATCCATGCCCTTGATGACCTGTCCAAACACGGTGTAGCTCTGGTCCAGGTGGGGAGCGCCGCCTTCTGTCATATAGACATCCCGCTGGTCTACTGGTATTTTACGCCCTCCAAGTCTGGTTTTTTCCAGTGTGTCTAACTGTTGCTCTGTGAAAACCTTTCCCTGAACGATATAGAACTGACAACCTGAAGAGGCTTTGTCCGGGCGGTTATCGCGGGCTGCGGCCAGTGCCCCTTTACGATGAAAGAGGTCCAGCTCAAACTCAGCAGGGATGGTATAGCCCACATCGCCGTTGCCCAGCTCCTGCCCTGGTTTGGCATGTTTGGAGTCGGGATCGCCACCCTGTATCATAAAGTTTTTGATCACCCTGTGAAACAGCGTACTATCGTAGAAGTGATGGCGGGTAAGTTTGATGAAATTATCCCGGTGTTTAGGGGTCTGATCGTAGAGTTTAACGATCATGGTTCCATAAGGGGTAATGATCTTGGCCTTTCTGTTCTTAGCCTGGGTGAAAGCGGCCAGGGATAAAAAGGTGATCAGGAGTAACAGTTTCTTCATAGAGAATTATTCTTCTTCCTTATCGTTAAAATAAGCGATGACATGTTCTTTCAGGAATTGTTCCTGTTCTTCCAGCCCCATTTTAGGAACGGGTTGTACTTCTTTGAAATGTGGCCATCCGTCTTTATCATAGCCATCCAGTTCGAAATAGCCGCTCTGGCTCAGCAACGTGCATACGGCAACGTGCATGAGGTCCTGTTTTTGTTCTTTGGTATATTTTTTTCTAAACTTATTAAGTTCGTTCATGCCTATAAGGAACA
This window of the Chitinophaga sp. Cy-1792 genome carries:
- a CDS encoding OmpA family protein, with amino-acid sequence MKKLNVLVACVLAVTMLFSCSQWQSMDNTKKGAAIGVGGGAAAGAVIGKVAGNTALGAILGAVVGGAGGALIGKKMDKQAQEIKTEVPNATVERVGEGINVKFDAGVLFGFDKSDLSPAAQTSITQLAQVLNKYPDTYVRVEGHTDSTGTDAYNMALSERRVKSVSAFLTKQGVDASRIQGFWYGKTQPIAPNSTEEGRAKNRRVEFSIFANDKMKSDAKKEAGQQ
- a CDS encoding peptidylprolyl isomerase, coding for MKKLLLLITFLSLAAFTQAKNRKAKIITPYGTMIVKLYDQTPKHRDNFIKLTRHHFYDSTLFHRVIKNFMIQGGDPDSKHAKPGQELGNGDVGYTIPAEFELDLFHRKGALAAARDNRPDKASSGCQFYIVQGKVFTEQQLDTLEKTRLGGRKIPVDQRDVYMTEGGAPHLDQSYTVFGQVIKGMDVIDKIAAEKTDSRNRPLQDIPMKIRLKKKWLFF
- the gcvH gene encoding glycine cleavage system protein GcvH; translated protein: MNFPSNLKYTKDHEWILLEGNTATIGITEFAQRELGDIVFVDIPTVGKSLEAEDVFGTVEAVKTVSDLFLPVAATISEVNEELNDSPELVNTDPYGDGWMVKVTVKNPADVDKLLSADDYAKLIS
- a CDS encoding VanZ family protein codes for the protein MKQLRYFIPAIAWLVLIMVLCTLPGRDIPTNSFLEKIHFDKFVHFGLFGGIVFFLSLAFWWQRKKISPALLFLFVLFAAAYGLAIEFIQKYYAEGRSFDLYDALADTIGAIAGVWVFRIFISILEKRKERK